The proteins below are encoded in one region of Paeniglutamicibacter cryotolerans:
- a CDS encoding o-succinylbenzoate synthase produces the protein MMTLPPLEEMIARAHVVSLPMRVKFRGVLEREVMIFEGPVGFSEFSPFLEYGPDEASAWLAAAIEAGWEGFPEPVRDAVPVNATVPAVSVDGVHSVLANYDATHTVKVKVAERGQDLAADVARVAEVRRLLPDAAIRIDANEGWNHEQALAALEALAPYCLQYAEQPVAGIGGLRRLRLEVARRGLGVLIAADESVRKESDPIAVARQDAADLIVVKAQPLGGVRRALDIVTRAGLPAVVSSALDSSVGLRMGAALAAALPELPFACGLGTGSLLAADVTTDPYTAVDGELDLREVIADPELLERHAALAERVDWWMRRLRLAYARLEAR, from the coding sequence ATGATGACGCTGCCCCCGCTGGAAGAAATGATCGCCCGGGCCCACGTGGTTTCACTGCCGATGCGAGTGAAATTCCGTGGTGTGCTGGAGCGAGAGGTCATGATTTTCGAGGGGCCGGTCGGGTTTTCAGAGTTTTCGCCTTTTCTGGAATACGGCCCGGACGAGGCGTCCGCCTGGCTAGCTGCAGCCATTGAGGCCGGCTGGGAGGGCTTCCCGGAACCGGTGCGCGATGCCGTGCCGGTTAACGCGACGGTTCCCGCGGTTTCCGTGGACGGGGTCCACTCCGTGCTTGCCAACTACGACGCGACACACACGGTTAAGGTGAAGGTCGCCGAACGTGGTCAGGACCTCGCCGCCGATGTGGCCCGCGTAGCCGAAGTCCGCCGGCTGTTGCCCGATGCTGCGATTCGCATCGATGCCAACGAGGGCTGGAACCATGAGCAGGCACTGGCCGCGCTCGAAGCACTGGCCCCCTACTGCCTGCAGTATGCCGAACAACCGGTTGCGGGCATCGGGGGCCTGCGCCGGCTGCGGCTCGAGGTGGCCCGTCGTGGGCTGGGTGTGCTGATAGCGGCCGATGAATCCGTGCGTAAGGAATCCGATCCGATCGCCGTGGCCCGCCAGGATGCGGCAGACCTGATCGTCGTCAAGGCTCAGCCGCTCGGTGGGGTCCGCCGGGCCCTTGATATCGTCACGCGTGCCGGATTGCCGGCGGTGGTCAGCTCGGCATTGGACTCCTCGGTGGGTTTGCGCATGGGCGCCGCGCTGGCTGCTGCCCTCCCCGAACTTCCGTTCGCGTGCGGGCTGGGCACCGGTTCGCTGTTGGCAGCGGACGTCACCACGGATCCCTACACCGCCGTCGACGGGGAACTGGACCTGCGGGAGGTCATTGCCGATCCCGAACTGCTAGAGCGGCATGCTGCGCTTGCCGAACGTGTGGACTGGTGGATGCGGCGCCTCCGGCTGGCTTATGCCCGGCTAGAGGCCCGATAG
- a CDS encoding SdpI family protein, which yields MIFAVILMLACYLVLMVVARRCADGRIGVNSLVGIRTTTTMSSPATWTAAHRAAERPTVIGAYIAIACALPAFLLPAEVPQAVALGLSTASMLAGVIYGAIAGDKAARAVLSP from the coding sequence ATGATCTTTGCCGTGATACTCATGCTGGCCTGTTACCTCGTGCTCATGGTGGTGGCACGTCGCTGCGCTGACGGACGTATCGGCGTTAATTCGCTGGTGGGCATCCGCACCACAACGACCATGTCCAGCCCGGCGACCTGGACCGCGGCACATCGAGCTGCCGAACGTCCCACAGTCATCGGTGCGTATATTGCCATTGCCTGTGCACTTCCGGCCTTTTTACTCCCTGCGGAAGTGCCGCAGGCCGTGGCGTTGGGACTGTCCACTGCATCGATGCTGGCAGGGGTCATCTACGGTGCTATCGCCGGCGACAAGGCCGCACGAGCGGTCCTATCCCCATAG
- a CDS encoding chitinase, with the protein MSRRMDGRRLSWVRLLLVVGLLAALVLVGMSSWTSNRDAARAAESGQWFGSYVDATSTPFYPLAENIGEGQRVVLAFAVADPKEPCRPSWGGYYTMDQANETFDLDRQIARLKEQGGSVVVSTGGLLNDELATACKDVPKIVEGYEQLLERYDSTVLDLDVEGDDLEDVDSGARRADAVASVQEHAAKAGKPVQVWVTLPVDTRGLTASGLSEVQRLLDGGVDLTGVNLMTMNFGETRAAGQSMADASEQAANSTHAQLKELYRQMGLDIGDQTLWSKIGLTPMIGQNDLLGEVFTLDDAAALNSFAVANRVGRVSMWSANRDQDCGPNNPDPQRVSNNCSGTPQQDGSFAVALSANLDATKVIALPDPSPMPAPVETAIVDDPAKSPYPIWNVQAAYPKAERIVWRGNVYEAKWWTQGDAPDAPVAEAASTPWLLIGPVLPGDKPAALPAIPKGLYPAWSPTIVYQKADRVVLEGRIFEAKWWTQANSPQAALQGAPDSPWVQLTDAQVRLLVDQAEEKASSSK; encoded by the coding sequence ATGTCTCGTCGCATGGATGGCCGACGCCTCTCATGGGTTCGGTTACTGCTAGTTGTCGGCCTTCTGGCTGCCCTGGTCTTGGTCGGAATGTCGTCTTGGACGTCAAACCGCGATGCGGCACGGGCCGCCGAGTCTGGCCAATGGTTCGGCTCATACGTCGATGCCACGTCGACTCCGTTCTATCCACTCGCGGAAAACATCGGCGAAGGCCAGCGAGTCGTGTTGGCCTTCGCCGTAGCGGATCCAAAAGAGCCCTGCCGACCGTCGTGGGGCGGCTACTACACGATGGATCAAGCGAACGAGACCTTCGACCTGGACCGTCAAATAGCACGCTTGAAGGAGCAGGGTGGCTCCGTGGTCGTTTCCACCGGCGGGTTGCTCAACGACGAATTGGCGACCGCGTGTAAGGACGTACCAAAAATCGTCGAAGGCTACGAACAGTTGCTGGAGCGATACGACTCGACCGTCCTTGACCTCGATGTCGAGGGCGACGATTTGGAAGACGTGGACTCCGGAGCTCGCAGGGCTGACGCTGTTGCCTCCGTTCAGGAACATGCGGCCAAGGCAGGGAAACCGGTTCAGGTATGGGTCACTCTCCCGGTGGATACCCGCGGATTGACCGCCAGCGGACTCTCGGAGGTGCAGCGCTTGCTCGATGGCGGCGTGGACCTCACCGGGGTCAACCTGATGACGATGAATTTCGGTGAAACACGGGCAGCTGGCCAAAGCATGGCTGATGCCTCCGAGCAGGCAGCCAACAGCACCCATGCCCAGCTCAAAGAGCTCTACCGACAAATGGGCCTCGACATCGGGGACCAGACCCTCTGGTCGAAAATTGGGCTGACCCCGATGATTGGGCAGAACGATTTGCTCGGAGAGGTCTTCACCCTCGATGATGCCGCTGCATTGAATTCCTTTGCCGTGGCCAACCGCGTTGGTCGGGTTTCCATGTGGTCAGCCAACCGCGATCAGGATTGCGGGCCGAATAACCCGGATCCCCAACGAGTCTCGAACAATTGCAGCGGCACACCTCAACAGGACGGGTCCTTCGCTGTAGCACTTTCAGCAAATCTCGACGCGACTAAAGTGATCGCCCTTCCAGATCCGTCGCCGATGCCTGCACCGGTCGAGACGGCGATCGTGGACGACCCAGCCAAGAGCCCTTACCCGATATGGAATGTCCAAGCCGCCTACCCCAAGGCGGAACGAATTGTGTGGCGCGGCAACGTCTATGAGGCCAAGTGGTGGACCCAGGGAGACGCACCCGACGCACCGGTCGCCGAGGCGGCGTCCACCCCATGGCTACTGATCGGTCCGGTACTTCCCGGCGACAAGCCGGCCGCACTACCGGCCATACCCAAGGGCCTATACCCCGCTTGGTCCCCGACCATCGTCTATCAGAAGGCTGACCGGGTCGTACTTGAGGGACGCATCTTTGAAGCGAAGTGGTGGACTCAGGCCAATAGTCCCCAGGCGGCGCTTCAGGGCGCACCCGATTCGCCTTGGGTGCAGCTAACCGATGCTCAGGTGCGCCTTCTGGTGGATCAGGCCGAGGAGAAGGCCAGCAGCAGTAAATAG
- a CDS encoding putative bifunctional diguanylate cyclase/phosphodiesterase produces MDFELLLRPSPQRDEIDAIIVGINAMAGELESVYQDLDDRVAQRTHQLEQARRQMETLAYSDPLTGLSNRSALMRAIEECLEEFRAGAAAPSLLFLDLDAFKIVNDTHGHAIGDKVLCQLAERLRIDVREGDLIARLGGDEFAILLRSQETGAHALGLRILESINQEMMVDGISLMPGASVGIAVALADHDAERLMLEADTAMYVAKHSSACKVHEFEPYMLLERQEKAALVNDLRVALSLGEMMPVYQGLFRLEDQEIVGAEVLVRWQRPGHGLLSPAAFLVAAEEAGMMGAITEYILDEALRELSEWRERGLVGPEFKVHVNVNSRELHLLGFPDMVRTALLRYGLPTSVLALEITEDKLMSADHLHQYTLKAFRAMGVEVHIDDFGTGYSSIGYLRELAVAGVKIDKKLVDDVATDPQQADLVRAVYSLVSACGLDCVVEGIETPEQAQMLKDIGFKYAQGYLFGKPMSAADFTAGFQSQTMSEE; encoded by the coding sequence ATGGACTTCGAACTCCTGCTCCGACCAAGCCCACAACGGGACGAAATTGATGCAATCATCGTTGGCATCAATGCCATGGCCGGGGAATTGGAATCGGTCTACCAGGACCTCGACGATCGGGTTGCCCAACGCACGCATCAGCTTGAACAGGCGCGGCGACAAATGGAAACCCTGGCCTACAGCGATCCCCTGACCGGGCTGTCTAACCGGTCTGCGCTGATGCGGGCCATCGAGGAATGCTTAGAGGAATTCCGTGCGGGCGCTGCAGCACCCAGCCTTCTCTTCCTTGACTTGGACGCTTTCAAGATCGTCAACGATACCCACGGTCATGCCATAGGCGACAAGGTGCTGTGCCAGCTCGCCGAGCGGCTGCGTATCGATGTCCGTGAAGGCGACCTCATTGCGCGCTTGGGCGGTGACGAATTCGCTATTCTCTTGCGATCCCAAGAAACGGGAGCACATGCCCTGGGGCTGCGGATTCTCGAGTCGATTAACCAGGAAATGATGGTAGATGGGATCAGCCTCATGCCAGGCGCGAGTGTGGGTATCGCCGTAGCGCTCGCTGATCACGACGCCGAACGCTTAATGCTTGAGGCCGATACTGCGATGTACGTGGCCAAGCATTCCTCGGCTTGCAAGGTCCACGAGTTCGAGCCCTACATGCTTCTTGAACGGCAGGAAAAGGCGGCACTGGTCAATGACCTCCGTGTGGCTTTGAGCCTGGGCGAAATGATGCCCGTCTATCAGGGTCTTTTTAGGCTTGAGGATCAGGAAATCGTCGGCGCAGAGGTTCTGGTCAGATGGCAACGCCCGGGCCATGGGCTCTTATCCCCTGCGGCATTTCTGGTTGCCGCAGAGGAAGCCGGCATGATGGGTGCGATCACCGAGTACATCTTGGATGAGGCACTGCGGGAGCTATCCGAGTGGAGGGAGCGTGGTTTGGTCGGCCCCGAGTTCAAGGTCCATGTCAACGTCAACTCGCGTGAGCTGCACTTGCTGGGCTTCCCGGACATGGTCCGGACAGCGTTATTGCGCTATGGGCTTCCCACCAGCGTGCTGGCCTTGGAAATTACCGAGGATAAGCTCATGAGCGCCGACCACTTGCACCAATACACGCTCAAGGCATTTCGGGCGATGGGGGTCGAAGTGCACATCGATGACTTTGGTACCGGGTATTCGTCTATCGGGTACTTGCGCGAACTGGCCGTAGCTGGCGTAAAAATTGATAAGAAGCTGGTGGACGACGTTGCCACGGACCCGCAACAAGCTGACTTGGTGCGCGCAGTTTACAGCTTGGTTTCCGCTTGCGGCCTGGACTGCGTGGTCGAGGGAATCGAGACGCCCGAACAGGCCCAGATGCTCAAAGACATCGGATTCAAATATGCGCAAGGTTATCTTTTTGGCAAGCCAATGTCCGCCGCCGACTTCACCGCAGGCTTCCAGTCCCAGACGATGAGTGAAGAATAG
- a CDS encoding tetratricopeptide repeat protein: protein MLSSLQLVDALRYEAQYRKVEAVGDPQQMAIAAEKCASAYSQLGDATKEWDYYYLVAKAQILLGTYSAALRTVSHMMQCAATEGDVTLKVRSLILRAAALRNKSQHERAIASAREALALLDVPSANPQICSDAYQGLIACLVEADRIDDAWALRDPLTKVLERVSNTAAASQGHWTLGNVAFAYGEHEQGTAHHELAAELLAAVNDIHAWARFNKGVADVRIQAGITDAHTLHCIDRSQIAYDVIGGTESERIGLAATRARWNMATGNLLEASETLRKVLDVRTGSEDSEHVSVHLLWAEILTGLERHEQARHQRSEAERIQGLAALGRN, encoded by the coding sequence ATGCTCTCTTCTCTACAGTTGGTCGATGCCTTGCGCTATGAGGCGCAATATCGAAAGGTCGAAGCCGTTGGCGACCCACAGCAAATGGCCATCGCTGCCGAGAAATGTGCCAGCGCCTATAGCCAACTGGGCGATGCAACCAAGGAATGGGACTACTACTATCTCGTAGCCAAGGCGCAGATTCTTTTGGGGACATACTCCGCGGCACTGCGAACCGTATCGCACATGATGCAGTGCGCGGCGACTGAGGGTGATGTCACCTTGAAGGTCCGCTCGTTGATACTCCGCGCGGCGGCACTGCGTAATAAATCCCAGCATGAGCGGGCCATAGCTAGCGCCCGTGAGGCGCTGGCTCTCTTGGACGTTCCTTCTGCGAATCCCCAGATCTGTTCCGACGCCTATCAAGGACTGATTGCGTGCCTCGTGGAGGCTGATCGGATTGATGATGCCTGGGCCCTGCGCGATCCGCTGACCAAGGTACTGGAACGGGTCTCCAATACCGCGGCGGCCAGTCAAGGGCATTGGACCCTAGGTAATGTGGCGTTTGCCTATGGTGAACATGAGCAGGGAACGGCGCACCACGAGCTTGCCGCCGAACTCCTTGCTGCCGTTAACGACATCCATGCTTGGGCCCGCTTCAACAAGGGTGTGGCCGATGTCCGGATCCAGGCCGGGATCACCGATGCCCACACCCTGCATTGCATCGATCGGTCCCAGATAGCTTATGACGTCATCGGGGGCACCGAATCCGAACGTATTGGCCTGGCAGCCACGCGCGCACGCTGGAACATGGCCACCGGAAACCTGCTCGAAGCCTCCGAGACATTGAGGAAGGTCCTGGACGTGCGCACCGGCAGCGAAGACTCCGAGCACGTATCGGTTCATTTGCTCTGGGCCGAGATCTTGACCGGGCTTGAACGGCATGAGCAGGCACGGCATCAGCGTAGTGAAGCCGAGAGAATTCAAGGACTAGCCGCATTGGGCCGCAATTAG
- a CDS encoding SRPBCC family protein: MSREFEIIHDSVLPATPERIWEAVTAGTPAWMFPTDQWPVARTVEEHPTHLVTRMEGPDGWYNQLEHVLTPGDQGTALHYVHSGIFVDDWDQQYDAASKHTAFYLHTLGQYLLHFDGRPVVFCEVQGPAAAVAPGALDTLLAALGLADVVAGQDVNLQLPGLGRVDAVVDFGNENFLGLRTDDAMVRIFGRNAFGARVGLTVHDFAPGADAAATSGAWNGYLESVFAAPTA; the protein is encoded by the coding sequence ATGAGCAGGGAATTCGAAATCATTCACGATTCGGTGCTTCCGGCGACGCCGGAGCGCATCTGGGAAGCCGTCACCGCGGGCACTCCGGCCTGGATGTTCCCGACCGATCAGTGGCCCGTCGCGCGCACGGTGGAGGAACACCCCACACATCTGGTCACACGGATGGAGGGACCGGACGGCTGGTACAACCAGCTTGAACACGTGCTCACCCCGGGCGATCAAGGAACGGCGCTTCATTATGTCCACAGCGGCATCTTCGTCGACGACTGGGATCAACAGTACGATGCCGCCTCGAAGCACACCGCCTTCTACCTGCACACCCTGGGCCAGTACCTGTTGCACTTCGATGGCCGACCGGTCGTCTTCTGCGAGGTTCAGGGACCCGCGGCGGCTGTGGCACCCGGAGCGCTGGACACCTTGCTCGCCGCCTTGGGCCTCGCGGACGTGGTGGCCGGGCAGGACGTGAACCTCCAGCTTCCCGGGCTCGGACGGGTGGATGCCGTGGTGGACTTCGGGAACGAGAACTTCCTGGGCCTGCGCACCGATGATGCCATGGTGCGGATCTTCGGACGTAATGCCTTCGGCGCCCGGGTCGGTCTGACGGTGCACGACTTCGCTCCGGGAGCCGATGCGGCGGCAACCAGCGGAGCCTGGAACGGATACCTGGAATCCGTCTTTGCTGCCCCGACTGCCTGA
- a CDS encoding glycosyltransferase family 2 protein: MYLTARQAALHRFAAHRRAPRGELDRHFRSYSGSITALVPSYAEEPGVVRQTLWSAALQEFSSLRVVLLIDDNPYPTDPVVAARLDATRKLVIDIEQELKAPHGAAQAAFRVFVEGRAGGATPAELLPKVCEAYSEAACWLESMAASEPINDHVDEFFVDSVIMGLARELRLTLLALNAAQSQNESPDLDRLEELYLRLVRIFACQLSSFERKRYANLSRESNKAMNLNSYISLMGSRWVTDPRGDVDILRKVGEDDVLGEGAQVLDVPDSKYLLTLDADSLLLRDYCLRLVYFLEAEENSHIAVTQTPYSSFRGAPTRIERVAGATTDIQHILHQGMTHYGATFWVGANAIILKRAILDISETNMVGGYEIQTYIQDRTVIEDTESSIDLGNHGWGLANYPERLSYSATPPDFGSLVVQRRRWANGGLLILPKFWRQISERRQRRERVGLREVLLRTNYMASIAWASAGLVFLLVYPYDGRLLSPLIFIAALPYFLAMGNDLRTCGHRFSDIFRIYGFNLVLLPVNIAGVLKSVEQAFTGEKIPFVRTPKVRDRTAAPGLYVAIPYLIVAFSLFTLWRDFQESNWGNVAFAGFNAILATFAIRAYIGFKNSAVDMALGVMDWMYVSPRTAKPKPVPYPVATPENTDWSTLLYQGDRRLDRDLRGGDDRRRRIGVK; this comes from the coding sequence ATGTACCTCACTGCCCGGCAGGCGGCACTTCATCGCTTTGCTGCTCATCGGCGTGCGCCACGTGGGGAACTCGACCGTCACTTCCGGTCCTATTCCGGGTCGATCACTGCGTTGGTCCCCAGTTATGCCGAAGAGCCGGGTGTGGTCCGCCAGACCCTTTGGTCGGCGGCACTTCAGGAATTCTCCTCGCTCCGCGTGGTCTTACTGATTGACGACAACCCGTACCCCACCGATCCCGTAGTCGCTGCACGGCTTGACGCGACGAGGAAACTGGTCATCGACATCGAGCAGGAACTCAAGGCACCACATGGTGCCGCGCAGGCCGCATTCAGGGTCTTCGTTGAGGGCCGTGCCGGGGGAGCGACTCCCGCAGAGCTGCTGCCCAAGGTCTGTGAGGCCTACTCCGAGGCGGCCTGTTGGCTTGAATCCATGGCTGCCTCAGAACCGATAAACGACCATGTCGATGAGTTCTTCGTTGATTCGGTGATCATGGGCCTGGCACGTGAACTGCGTTTGACGCTTCTGGCGCTCAACGCGGCACAATCCCAGAATGAATCCCCTGACTTGGACCGGCTTGAAGAACTTTACTTGCGGCTGGTCCGAATTTTCGCCTGCCAGCTTTCGAGTTTTGAACGCAAACGTTATGCGAACCTCTCGCGTGAGTCGAACAAGGCCATGAACCTCAACTCATATATCTCGTTGATGGGTTCGCGCTGGGTCACCGATCCGCGAGGTGATGTCGACATCCTCCGTAAGGTGGGCGAAGACGATGTTCTCGGTGAGGGGGCGCAGGTTCTCGACGTTCCGGACTCAAAGTATCTGTTGACCCTGGACGCAGACTCGTTGCTGCTGCGTGATTACTGCCTGCGTCTGGTCTACTTCCTGGAAGCCGAAGAAAATTCGCATATTGCCGTGACGCAGACGCCTTATTCCTCATTCCGTGGAGCCCCGACACGCATTGAACGTGTGGCTGGCGCAACGACCGATATCCAGCACATCCTGCATCAGGGCATGACCCACTACGGCGCAACGTTCTGGGTGGGGGCTAACGCGATCATCCTCAAGCGGGCAATATTGGATATCAGCGAGACCAATATGGTGGGCGGATACGAGATTCAAACCTATATCCAAGACCGTACGGTGATCGAAGATACCGAATCCAGCATTGACCTAGGCAATCATGGGTGGGGTCTTGCCAACTATCCGGAACGGCTGAGCTACAGCGCCACTCCTCCCGACTTTGGCTCGCTGGTCGTCCAGCGACGTCGCTGGGCCAATGGTGGTTTGCTGATCCTGCCGAAATTCTGGCGCCAAATAAGCGAACGCCGCCAACGTCGGGAACGCGTAGGGCTGCGTGAAGTACTTTTGCGAACCAACTACATGGCCTCGATCGCGTGGGCTAGTGCCGGACTCGTTTTCTTGCTCGTCTATCCCTACGACGGGCGCCTGCTCAGCCCCTTGATCTTCATCGCGGCGCTGCCATATTTCCTGGCCATGGGTAACGACCTCAGGACCTGCGGGCATCGGTTCAGCGATATTTTCAGGATCTACGGGTTCAACTTGGTGCTGTTGCCAGTGAATATCGCCGGTGTCCTCAAATCAGTGGAGCAGGCCTTCACCGGCGAAAAGATTCCCTTCGTAAGGACTCCAAAGGTTCGGGACCGCACGGCTGCTCCGGGGTTGTACGTCGCGATTCCGTACCTCATTGTGGCCTTCTCGCTCTTCACGCTCTGGCGGGATTTCCAGGAATCGAATTGGGGCAACGTCGCCTTTGCCGGGTTCAACGCGATCTTGGCTACCTTCGCTATCCGCGCATACATCGGCTTCAAGAATTCCGCCGTCGACATGGCGCTAGGCGTGATGGATTGGATGTACGTGTCTCCGCGCACGGCGAAACCCAAGCCTGTTCCATACCCAGTGGCGACCCCGGAAAACACCGATTGGTCCACCTTGTTGTACCAGGGCGATCGGCGGCTGGACCGGGACTTGCGTGGGGGCGATGATCGACGGAGGCGTATCGGTGTCAAATGA
- a CDS encoding phosphatase PAP2 family protein produces the protein MAPLKAMDDLMANRHRGLRSTRPSLALSRSWFGFCAGLGIVFCGVYALFVLSRKGQRIDDAALVSALHFMNANAIRQPAMDFMNAMPAVCAVIAVLALILAFVRGRLVAPPAIAAMSFAAAVLSTQVLKHGILVRPNHGISEATMNSFPSGHTTTAASALFTVLLLTPPAFRTWVSVVGGGFAAIAGAATLLLGWHRPSDVLAAYLVAAFWAVLGAAGLAIWSARPGNCHALSLTTHERIGFVPRLLFALGVLGTCIGSTLWLLVSASGSVAANQSRYLLVLSATLLLILSLAMVLTVGMQWILAHYRVDAAGHRGRDLGMK, from the coding sequence ATGGCACCCTTAAAGGCAATGGATGACCTGATGGCGAACCGGCACCGCGGTCTACGAAGCACACGTCCCAGCCTCGCCCTGTCCCGCTCCTGGTTCGGATTCTGCGCGGGGCTTGGCATCGTGTTCTGCGGCGTCTACGCACTCTTCGTCTTATCCCGCAAGGGCCAGCGGATCGACGATGCTGCCCTCGTCAGCGCATTGCACTTCATGAATGCCAATGCAATACGACAGCCGGCCATGGACTTCATGAATGCGATGCCAGCTGTCTGTGCCGTTATTGCAGTCCTTGCCCTGATACTGGCTTTTGTTCGCGGACGGCTCGTTGCGCCCCCCGCCATAGCCGCTATGTCATTTGCTGCTGCTGTGCTGAGTACCCAGGTCTTGAAACACGGGATCCTCGTGCGTCCCAACCACGGAATTTCCGAGGCCACCATGAACTCGTTCCCCTCGGGGCACACCACCACCGCCGCGTCTGCCCTGTTCACCGTCCTGCTGCTCACCCCACCGGCTTTCCGCACGTGGGTATCGGTTGTTGGAGGTGGCTTTGCTGCCATTGCCGGCGCCGCGACGCTGCTGCTCGGCTGGCACCGGCCCTCGGACGTGCTGGCCGCCTACCTCGTCGCCGCCTTCTGGGCCGTACTGGGGGCCGCGGGGCTTGCCATCTGGTCGGCCCGCCCCGGCAACTGCCATGCGCTCTCCTTAACAACACACGAAAGGATCGGGTTCGTTCCCCGTCTACTTTTCGCCTTGGGCGTCCTGGGAACCTGCATCGGCTCGACCCTCTGGCTGTTGGTATCTGCCTCCGGTTCCGTGGCCGCAAACCAGTCCCGATACCTGTTGGTGCTGTCGGCTACCTTGTTGTTGATCCTGTCCCTGGCGATGGTGCTGACCGTGGGCATGCAATGGATACTGGCCCACTATCGGGTCGATGCCGCAGGTCACCGCGGTCGCGACCTCGGAATGAAGTAG
- the menD gene encoding 2-succinyl-5-enolpyruvyl-6-hydroxy-3-cyclohexene-1-carboxylic-acid synthase: MSPHPRSLSSMVAARHAVASLLEGGVEHVIICPGSRSAPLAYALAEAEARGEVTLHVRIDERDAGFTALGLGLATGLPAAIVTTSGTAVGELLPAVMEANHAGIPLLVLSADRPEELHGTGANQTTRQLGLFSSHVRHCADIEAGIDPCREVEAGVLICRGLDAAGVPVGAHAACPRPGVPGPVQLNIGFRDPLVPGPGDSLATATAGCRVSCNEASSDTPEAVAANPGELAESRTVVVAGHGAGLAAERFAREHGLPLLAEPSSNARFGPTAIAPYRLLIDFFSERIERVVVFGRPTLSRPVARLLNRPGLPAALYIPTPVAWFEPGRRAEVVITEASELSLFARRGPRGWLDQWQRAGQNAARAIGTVLEDHEGLTGPELAREVWDAAKGPLVIGSSNAIRDADLCAVPGAMPFGPVYANRGLAGIDGTLATATGVALAGTGGRTTVLVGDVTFLHDVGGLLLGAGEPEPELDIVVLNDAGGAIFSTLEHGGVAAAGRYGHTVQRLFGTPQNVDLSSLAVAYKLGYVAVGDVAGLRAALRVEARGRRIIDVSIDSSDLRQLHAAISRAVKKAISEQQR; this comes from the coding sequence ATGAGTCCCCACCCGCGCTCCCTGTCCTCGATGGTTGCCGCCCGGCATGCGGTGGCGAGTCTGCTGGAAGGGGGAGTGGAGCATGTCATCATCTGCCCCGGGTCACGCAGTGCACCGCTGGCCTATGCGCTTGCGGAGGCCGAGGCCCGCGGCGAGGTGACGCTCCACGTACGCATCGACGAGCGGGATGCCGGCTTTACCGCGCTGGGCTTGGGGCTTGCCACCGGGCTGCCCGCGGCGATCGTCACCACCTCGGGCACTGCGGTGGGAGAGCTTTTGCCAGCTGTCATGGAGGCCAACCACGCGGGGATCCCGCTGCTGGTGCTTTCCGCCGACCGGCCCGAGGAACTACACGGCACGGGGGCCAATCAAACGACCCGACAGCTCGGGCTCTTTTCCTCCCATGTGCGCCACTGCGCCGACATCGAGGCGGGCATCGACCCGTGCCGCGAGGTAGAGGCCGGTGTACTGATTTGCCGGGGACTCGATGCGGCCGGCGTGCCGGTCGGCGCGCACGCTGCCTGCCCCAGGCCCGGCGTTCCCGGGCCGGTCCAACTGAACATCGGCTTCCGGGACCCACTGGTGCCAGGTCCCGGTGATTCTCTGGCCACGGCCACGGCTGGCTGCAGGGTGTCCTGCAATGAGGCATCGAGTGATACGCCGGAAGCTGTCGCGGCGAATCCGGGCGAGCTGGCGGAAAGCCGCACAGTGGTGGTTGCCGGCCATGGTGCCGGCCTGGCGGCCGAGCGCTTTGCCCGGGAGCATGGACTGCCGCTGCTGGCCGAACCCAGCTCCAATGCCCGCTTTGGTCCCACCGCCATTGCCCCCTACCGGCTGCTGATTGATTTCTTCTCGGAACGGATCGAACGCGTGGTGGTTTTCGGACGCCCGACCCTGAGCCGGCCGGTGGCACGGCTGTTGAACCGTCCCGGACTTCCCGCCGCGCTGTACATTCCGACCCCGGTCGCCTGGTTCGAACCCGGGCGTCGAGCCGAGGTCGTCATCACCGAGGCGTCCGAACTTTCGCTGTTCGCCCGTCGCGGACCACGGGGCTGGCTGGATCAATGGCAGCGGGCAGGGCAGAATGCAGCCAGAGCGATCGGGACGGTACTCGAGGACCATGAGGGACTGACCGGGCCCGAGCTCGCGCGCGAGGTGTGGGACGCGGCGAAGGGCCCGCTGGTGATTGGTTCATCGAATGCGATCCGGGACGCCGACCTCTGTGCCGTGCCGGGCGCCATGCCCTTTGGCCCGGTCTATGCCAACCGGGGTCTTGCCGGCATCGACGGCACGCTGGCCACCGCCACGGGGGTGGCGCTGGCTGGCACGGGCGGGCGCACCACGGTGCTGGTGGGTGACGTGACGTTCCTTCACGACGTGGGCGGGTTGCTGCTGGGAGCGGGTGAACCGGAGCCCGAGCTGGATATCGTGGTGCTCAACGACGCCGGCGGGGCGATCTTCTCCACCCTCGAACACGGCGGTGTCGCCGCCGCCGGACGCTATGGCCACACCGTCCAGCGGCTTTTCGGCACGCCACAGAACGTTGACCTGAGTTCGCTAGCCGTCGCCTACAAGCTGGGCTATGTGGCTGTGGGCGATGTGGCCGGGCTGCGCGCGGCGCTGCGGGTCGAAGCCAGGGGCCGGCGGATCATCGATGTCTCCATCGACAGTTCTGATCTGCGGCAGTTGCATGCAGCGATCTCCCGTGCGGTGAAGAAGGCCATATCGGAACAACAACGCTGA